A single genomic interval of Rhinatrema bivittatum chromosome 12, aRhiBiv1.1, whole genome shotgun sequence harbors:
- the TMUB2 gene encoding transmembrane and ubiquitin-like domain-containing protein 2, with the protein MEPPDPTMIEGVGDEVTVVVGLLGLLLAMVLAWLSTYVADGGDQLLGSIVPRGRNDTMIGLSHVEQYVGNSVSVEPAEPQGATENPEEKAEEEGDTVPDIGPPSPGAPGEQGDSSNISDSSLDHLLNIQSLPKRSSGTAEHLGHENHEAGNTTQGRNGSESTAGLIKVRLKFLNDTEEIALVRPDDTVGILKSKYFPGQENQMKFIYQGQLLQDQTRTLSSLNILDNCVIHCHRSQTSTASGPDMMAATTEPPGVTVNIGNLMIPIFVVMLAVIWYFRINYRQFFTAPATVSLVGVTVFFSFLVFGMYGR; encoded by the exons ATGGAGCCTCCCGATCCAACAATGATTGAGGGTGTAGGGGACGAGGTCACAGTGGTGGTTGGCCTGCTGGGGCTTCTTCTGGCTATGGTCTTGGCATGGCTGTCCACTTATGTGGCTGATGGTGGTGACCAGCTGCTGGGGAGCATAGTTCCCAGAGGCCGCAATGACACCATGATAGGGTTGAGCCATGTGGAACAGTACGTGGGTAACTCTGTCAGTGTGGAGCCAGCAGAGCCTCAGGGGGCCACAGAGAATCcagaagaaaaggcagaggaagaAGGGGATACGGTGCCTGACATAGGGCCTCCAAGCCCAGGAGCTCCAGGGGAGCAAGGGGACAGTAGCAACATCTCAGACTCCAGCCTCGATCATCTGCTGAACATCCAGAGTTTGCCCAAAAGGTCATCTGGTACTGCAGAACACTTGGGCCATGAGAACCACGAAGCTGGCAACACGACCCAAGGAAGGAATGGGAGTGAGTCTACCGCAGGCCTCATCAAAGTGCGCCTAAAGTTCCTGAACGACACAGAAGAAATTGCCCTCGTGAGACCTGATGACACTGTTGGGATTCTCAAGAG caaataTTTTCCCGGGCAAGAAAATCAGATGAAGTTCATTTATCAAGGACAGCTGCTGCAGGACCAGACACGGACCCTCAGCTCCCTCAACATCCTGGATAACTGTGTCATTCACTGCCACCGGTCTCAGACCAGCACTGCCTCTGGGCCGGACATGATGGCTGCCACCACGGAGCCACCGGGGGTCACTGTCAACATCGGCAACCTTATGATCCCCATTTTTGTGGTGATGCTGGCTGTGATTTGGTACTTCCGAATCAATTACCGCCAGTTCTTCACTGCCCCCGCCACCGTGTCGCTGGTCGGTGTGACCGTCTTCTTTAGCTTCCTTGTTTTTGGGATGTATGGACGATAA